One stretch of Amycolatopsis sp. NBC_00345 DNA includes these proteins:
- a CDS encoding response regulator transcription factor: MRVLVVEDEKRLAETLQWGLESDGYAVDLARDGVEGLELAQLYPYHVIVLDIMLPRLNGYRVCAALRERGVRTPILMLTAKNGEYDEAEALDTGADDFLSKPFSYVVLTARLRALTRRGSAGSAAALQFGDLVLDPAKRTCRRAGQPVQLTTKEFAVLECLLRHDGEVVAKHEILEQVWDLAYRGDPNIVEVYVSALRRKLDAPFGRRTIATIRGAGYRLMADE; this comes from the coding sequence ATGCGGGTGCTGGTGGTGGAGGACGAGAAACGGCTGGCCGAGACCCTCCAATGGGGACTCGAGTCCGACGGTTACGCCGTGGACCTCGCCCGCGACGGCGTCGAAGGGCTCGAACTCGCGCAGCTGTACCCGTACCACGTGATCGTGCTGGACATCATGCTGCCGAGGCTGAACGGCTACCGCGTCTGCGCGGCGCTGCGGGAACGCGGGGTGCGCACGCCGATCCTCATGCTCACCGCCAAGAACGGGGAGTACGACGAGGCCGAGGCGCTCGACACCGGCGCCGACGACTTCCTCAGCAAACCGTTCTCGTACGTGGTGCTCACCGCGCGGCTGCGCGCCCTGACCCGCCGCGGCTCGGCCGGTTCCGCCGCGGCGCTGCAGTTCGGCGACCTGGTGCTCGACCCGGCGAAGCGGACGTGCCGGCGCGCGGGGCAGCCGGTGCAGCTGACCACCAAGGAGTTCGCGGTGCTGGAATGCCTGCTGCGCCACGACGGCGAGGTGGTGGCGAAACACGAGATCCTGGAACAGGTGTGGGACCTGGCGTACCGGGGCGACCCGAACATCGTCGAGGTCTACGTGAGCGCGCTGCGGCGGAAGCTGGACGCGCCGTTCGGCCGGCGCACCATCGCCACCATCCGGGGCGCCGGCTACCGGTTGATGGCCGATGAGTAG
- a CDS encoding sensor histidine kinase: MSVRLSTALSAVLLSAVVFALGWAGTREFLRAQLTGNATGAARTQLDRMADAYRVASLGGGRAGLATAISSGDAMFEVVAESGQPVVSSKNLRHWDPALKPPSPAPVGAPAGWTTTTEVTLHPGDHPQWREYRTYTVLGRVIDDVPATLVEPFGREGSTLDDGLTGAASAERHRLTLYEFVLPWDTIRTVRSFDHMLAFFIPLAVLLTALVAWFAAGRALRPVEAIRRELGEVSGSQLGRRVPVPPSGDEVARLAVTTNTTLERLQHAHEQQERFVADASHELRSPLANLRAGLEVALKHTDRVDWPAVAQRSLLDVQRLQRITADLLQLAADPAGTPAPAEVVDLADVVAEQVAEYAVGPGGAAVRSVVDGPARVPGEPVQLERLLRNLLDNAVRHAHSSVTVHLGRTADEVVLEVADDGPGIPAPDRERVFDRFARLDDARARDAGGSGLGLTLARDIAARHGGSLRVEDSATGARLVARLPAA; the protein is encoded by the coding sequence GTGTCGGTGCGGCTCAGCACCGCGCTTTCGGCGGTGCTGCTGTCCGCGGTCGTGTTCGCCCTGGGCTGGGCGGGCACCCGGGAGTTCCTGCGCGCCCAGCTGACCGGCAACGCCACCGGCGCGGCCCGCACGCAGCTGGACCGGATGGCCGACGCCTACCGGGTGGCGTCCCTCGGCGGCGGCCGGGCCGGGCTGGCCACGGCGATCTCGTCCGGCGACGCGATGTTCGAGGTGGTCGCGGAGTCCGGGCAGCCGGTGGTGAGCAGCAAGAACCTGCGTCACTGGGATCCCGCGCTCAAGCCCCCGTCGCCCGCACCAGTCGGGGCGCCGGCCGGGTGGACCACGACCACGGAGGTCACGCTGCACCCCGGCGACCATCCACAGTGGCGTGAGTACCGCACGTACACCGTGCTGGGGCGGGTGATCGACGACGTCCCGGCCACGCTGGTGGAGCCGTTCGGCCGCGAAGGATCCACTTTGGACGACGGGCTGACGGGCGCGGCTTCGGCGGAGCGCCACCGGCTGACGCTGTACGAGTTCGTGCTGCCGTGGGACACGATCCGGACGGTGCGCTCGTTCGACCACATGCTGGCGTTTTTCATCCCGCTGGCGGTCCTGCTCACCGCGCTGGTCGCCTGGTTCGCGGCCGGGCGGGCACTGCGGCCGGTGGAGGCGATCCGCCGGGAGCTGGGCGAGGTCAGCGGGAGCCAGCTCGGCCGCCGCGTGCCGGTACCGCCGTCCGGCGACGAGGTCGCCCGGCTGGCCGTGACCACGAACACGACCCTCGAACGGCTGCAGCACGCGCACGAGCAGCAGGAGCGGTTCGTCGCCGACGCCAGCCACGAGCTGCGCAGCCCCCTCGCGAACCTGCGGGCCGGACTGGAGGTCGCGCTCAAGCACACCGACCGGGTGGACTGGCCCGCGGTCGCGCAGCGGTCCCTGCTCGACGTCCAGCGCCTGCAGCGCATCACGGCGGACCTGCTGCAGCTCGCCGCCGACCCGGCCGGGACGCCCGCCCCCGCCGAGGTCGTCGACCTCGCGGACGTGGTGGCCGAGCAGGTGGCGGAATACGCGGTGGGCCCCGGCGGCGCGGCGGTACGGTCCGTTGTGGACGGTCCGGCGCGGGTGCCCGGCGAGCCCGTGCAGCTCGAACGCCTGCTGCGCAACCTCCTGGACAACGCGGTGCGGCACGCGCACTCGTCGGTCACCGTCCACCTCGGCCGGACCGCGGACGAGGTCGTCCTCGAAGTGGCCGACGACGGACCCGGCATCCCCGCGCCGGACCGCGAACGCGTCTTCGACCGCTTCGCCCGCCTCGACGACGCCCGCGCCCGAGACGCCGGCGGCTCGGGCCTCGGCCTCACGCTCGCCCGCGACATAGCCGCCCGGCACGGCGGCTCCCTCCGGGTGGAGGACAGCGCGACGGGAGCCCGGCTGGTCGCCCGGCTACCGGCCGCGTGA
- a CDS encoding ATP-binding protein, with amino-acid sequence MCPQSTTLDNDLTSFIGRRKEIAELKIVLSSTRLVTLVGVGGVGKTRLARRVGQGLAKGFAHGAWFVDLARASEPALVANVIAEALGVPDQSALSPQAALAEYLAERELLLILDNCEHLLQACAGLVSDLLRSAGGVVVLATSREPLGVLGEHSWPVPPMSMPDLANVAPARGGYVYGYEALELLEERARTVRPEFTIGPVSRAMAAQLCRRLDGLPLAIELAAVRLRALSLEQIVARLEDRYRLLSTGNRGGPARHQTLRAAVDWSFDLCSEREKCLWSRLSVFAGSFALPDAEEVCAGGEIEREDVFEVLSGLVEKSIVLCEGTDEKSRYRLLETIKAYGHERLVAAGEDVVLSRRHRDYYLELAERSEDRWFGRDQVLWCARLQNAQANFWAALDFCLATPGESLTGLRMAGALVFFWNACGHLKDGRYWLGRVLETAVEPSREKVKALWVNGYVAMTQGDNTAAMASFGDCLALTAQLDDPMARAYCQQFRGSAEQFKGNLEEAEVLLEEAVRSHRRSGVVNSLTVLATAQLGFVSCLIDKADRALELCDDSGAVSEAHGELWALSWAHWVRGLAYWTLARFESAAVALGDSLRAKNALDDRLGMSACAELLAWVACEAGASRRAAQLLGAAKALWASIGHPLFGSVELLDIHDGYVERLQSALGLKAFGQCHALGEQMSVADVLSFACDEAVRARDGEPRLTRREKQVAGLIAEGLTNKQIATRLVISQRTAEGHVEHVLAKLSFKSRAQVAAWIAAGT; translated from the coding sequence GTGTGTCCACAAAGTACCACTCTCGACAACGACCTGACCAGTTTCATCGGGCGCCGCAAGGAGATCGCGGAGCTCAAGATCGTGCTCTCCTCGACGAGACTGGTCACGCTCGTCGGGGTGGGCGGGGTGGGCAAGACCCGGCTCGCGCGCCGCGTCGGCCAGGGGCTGGCCAAGGGGTTCGCCCACGGGGCGTGGTTCGTCGACCTGGCGCGGGCGTCCGAGCCGGCTCTGGTCGCGAACGTCATCGCGGAGGCACTCGGCGTGCCGGACCAGTCCGCGCTCTCGCCGCAGGCCGCCCTCGCCGAGTATCTGGCCGAGCGGGAGTTGTTGCTGATCCTGGACAACTGCGAGCACCTGCTGCAGGCGTGCGCGGGGCTTGTGAGCGACCTGCTGCGTTCGGCCGGCGGGGTTGTCGTACTGGCGACCAGCCGTGAGCCGCTGGGGGTGCTGGGGGAGCACAGCTGGCCGGTGCCGCCGATGTCCATGCCGGACCTGGCGAACGTGGCCCCGGCCCGGGGCGGCTACGTCTATGGCTACGAGGCGTTGGAGCTGCTTGAAGAACGGGCCCGGACGGTGCGCCCCGAGTTCACCATCGGGCCGGTTTCCCGGGCCATGGCCGCTCAGCTGTGCCGGCGGCTGGACGGCCTGCCGCTGGCCATCGAGCTGGCCGCGGTGCGCCTGCGGGCGCTCTCACTGGAGCAGATCGTCGCTCGCCTGGAAGACCGGTATCGCTTGCTGAGCACCGGAAACCGCGGCGGGCCGGCCCGGCACCAGACCCTGCGCGCCGCGGTGGACTGGAGCTTCGACCTGTGCTCCGAGCGCGAGAAGTGCCTGTGGTCCAGGCTTTCGGTGTTCGCCGGCTCCTTCGCCCTGCCGGACGCGGAGGAGGTGTGCGCCGGCGGCGAGATCGAGCGGGAGGACGTCTTCGAGGTCCTTTCGGGACTGGTCGAGAAGTCGATCGTGCTGTGCGAGGGCACGGACGAGAAATCCCGGTACCGCTTGCTGGAGACCATCAAGGCGTACGGCCACGAACGGCTCGTGGCGGCGGGTGAGGACGTCGTGCTGAGCCGCCGGCATCGCGACTACTACCTCGAATTGGCGGAGCGCAGCGAGGATCGCTGGTTCGGCCGGGACCAGGTGCTCTGGTGCGCGAGGCTGCAGAACGCGCAGGCCAACTTCTGGGCCGCGCTGGACTTCTGCCTGGCGACGCCGGGGGAGTCGTTGACGGGCTTGCGCATGGCGGGCGCCCTCGTCTTCTTCTGGAACGCCTGCGGTCACCTCAAGGACGGCCGGTACTGGCTCGGCCGGGTGCTGGAGACCGCCGTCGAGCCCTCGCGGGAGAAGGTCAAGGCGTTGTGGGTCAACGGGTACGTGGCCATGACCCAAGGTGACAACACGGCGGCGATGGCCAGCTTCGGCGACTGCCTCGCCCTGACCGCGCAGCTGGACGACCCGATGGCCCGCGCGTACTGCCAGCAGTTCCGTGGCTCGGCGGAGCAGTTCAAGGGAAACCTGGAAGAGGCCGAGGTGCTGCTGGAGGAGGCGGTCCGGTCCCACCGGCGCAGCGGGGTGGTGAACTCGCTGACGGTGCTCGCGACGGCGCAGCTCGGTTTCGTGTCGTGCCTGATCGACAAGGCCGATCGGGCTCTCGAACTGTGCGACGACAGCGGTGCGGTGAGCGAGGCGCACGGTGAGCTGTGGGCGTTGTCCTGGGCGCACTGGGTGCGCGGCCTGGCGTACTGGACACTCGCCCGGTTCGAATCGGCCGCGGTCGCGCTCGGCGATTCGCTGCGGGCCAAGAACGCGCTCGACGACCGGCTCGGTATGTCGGCGTGTGCGGAGCTGCTGGCGTGGGTCGCGTGTGAAGCGGGCGCTTCCCGCCGGGCGGCCCAGCTCCTCGGCGCCGCCAAGGCGTTGTGGGCGTCGATCGGGCATCCGCTGTTCGGCTCGGTGGAGCTCCTGGACATCCACGACGGGTACGTCGAGCGCCTGCAGTCGGCGCTGGGCCTGAAGGCGTTCGGCCAATGCCATGCGCTGGGCGAGCAGATGTCGGTCGCGGACGTGCTGTCGTTCGCGTGCGACGAGGCCGTGCGGGCGCGGGATGGCGAGCCACGGCTGACTCGCCGGGAGAAGCAGGTCGCCGGGCTGATCGCGGAAGGCCTGACGAACAAGCAGATCGCCACCCGGCTGGTGATCTCGCAGCGGACCGCGGAAGGGCACGTGGAGCACGTGCTGGCGAAACTGTCGTTCAAGTCGCGGGCTCAGGTGGCCGCGTGGATCGCCGCCGGGACGTAA
- a CDS encoding peptidyl-prolyl cis-trans isomerase, whose product MKLRVSGFFRRWTVVPSGLRAQGVLAAALVAIAGGSGGNLIVRALDELPAGAVFRTGDTVVSQEQLQQRVNLMELLYGVQQPPDPAGTDRFRRSVAKAVAVSMVVDDVARGAGIVIADKAASDQLDKLVSDNGTDRKTFVQQLGAHGLSEKDVLDEVKRQQAGARLFQQATAGVKATTDADAQHYYDANRAQMVSPEQRDLANIVVSSSDQAQLVAQQARSGADFPALAGQYSIDGSTKGNGGSLGKVAASQLDPAYAKAAFAAPAGAVFGPVQTQQGWNVGRVGAVHPGSPMAFDQVKDAVKTKLDNDAKLKVWDDFLVTRIKAAKVEYAPEYLPSDPDAPPADGQ is encoded by the coding sequence GTGAAACTCCGGGTCTCCGGGTTCTTCCGGCGATGGACAGTGGTGCCGTCGGGCCTTCGGGCCCAGGGCGTGCTCGCGGCGGCGCTGGTCGCCATCGCCGGCGGCTCGGGCGGGAACCTGATCGTGCGGGCGCTCGACGAGCTGCCGGCCGGGGCGGTGTTCCGTACCGGCGACACCGTGGTGTCACAGGAACAGCTCCAGCAGCGGGTGAATCTGATGGAACTTCTTTATGGGGTGCAGCAACCTCCGGACCCCGCCGGAACGGACCGGTTCCGCCGCTCGGTGGCCAAGGCGGTCGCGGTGAGCATGGTCGTCGACGACGTGGCCCGGGGCGCCGGCATTGTCATCGCCGACAAGGCCGCCAGCGACCAGCTCGACAAGCTGGTCAGCGACAACGGCACCGACCGCAAGACCTTCGTCCAGCAGCTGGGCGCCCACGGTCTGTCCGAAAAGGACGTTCTGGACGAGGTCAAGCGGCAGCAGGCGGGCGCGCGGCTGTTCCAGCAGGCCACCGCCGGCGTCAAGGCCACCACCGATGCGGACGCGCAGCACTACTACGACGCCAACCGCGCGCAGATGGTCTCGCCCGAGCAGCGCGACCTCGCCAACATCGTCGTGTCGTCGTCCGACCAAGCACAGCTCGTCGCCCAGCAGGCCCGCTCGGGCGCGGATTTCCCGGCGCTGGCCGGGCAGTACTCGATCGACGGCAGCACCAAGGGCAACGGCGGCTCGCTGGGCAAGGTGGCCGCGAGCCAGCTCGACCCGGCGTACGCGAAGGCGGCCTTCGCGGCGCCGGCGGGGGCGGTGTTCGGCCCGGTGCAGACCCAGCAGGGCTGGAACGTGGGGCGGGTCGGCGCCGTCCATCCCGGCAGCCCCATGGCTTTCGACCAGGTGAAGGACGCGGTCAAGACCAAATTGGACAATGACGCGAAACTCAAGGTCTGGGACGACTTCCTGGTCACCCGGATCAAGGCCGCGAAGGTGGAGTACGCCCCCGAGTACCTGCCGTCCGATCCGGACGCGCCGCCCGCGGACGGTCAATAG
- a CDS encoding RND transporter, with the protein MGRRTIGVRVVGAALALAALAAAATGLLRLRVETTVGSFLPAGDATVAALGDNARTFGGDPIVVLLESPQPQGLLLGDGRLPALMRLEGALAHLPDVATVYGPATIMNQLAITSQDMLARLSGTRDGLRAKAESEAQGKGSSASAVKAAGDAAVAEFDRRYGALLVRGLPAGLPTTNNPGFVRNVIYDGSGNPRPRWHFVVPGPNAVSVLVRPREGLDEPGTRRLVAAVRDTVGHAGLTTSRVTVTGVPVVTSAVTDEAVGEIPLIGALAVVVLLGRFLLTGRKERLLRRLWPLAAALIGGVLTLAAFGWAGVAMSFGAIVLLPLLLGIGSSFPLYLGMVADRRKVIVMSAASAAAFLSLAISPLPFVRELGFALGLGVLLTVGATLLLGRRFAPSPPEPGDRVRTIGGGRRWVLAGCLVAVAAVGWVVLPRLDVRASPEDVARGLSALDEARYAEQVLGSSGEVSVVLRGGDAQSPAALKWLSQAQDVVIARFGDRLRPIITAPDLLGFLGDAPTSGEIAAGLQLMPPYLTSSVLSPDGTQALLTFGLKLQDLGKQTQLLDDVRASLPPPPPGAHADVVGLPVAASRAYDLVRWDRYPANLAGVAAAGIVLLCGLRRRADAVRAVLAAVLATGWTIAGLWAAGQSLSPLTVALGSLATVTASEFTILLLDDTRPRRAVRWACVTSALGYLVLALSRIGLLREFGLTLAATVVVSYLAALACVSLGRKPVSGKRAAAPSKAELVEV; encoded by the coding sequence ATGGGCCGCAGGACGATCGGCGTCCGGGTGGTGGGCGCCGCCCTGGCCCTCGCCGCGCTCGCGGCCGCGGCCACCGGGCTCCTGAGGCTCCGGGTGGAGACGACGGTCGGCTCCTTCCTCCCCGCCGGGGACGCCACGGTCGCGGCGCTGGGGGACAACGCCAGGACCTTCGGCGGCGACCCGATCGTCGTCCTGCTGGAATCCCCGCAGCCCCAAGGACTTCTGCTGGGCGACGGCCGGCTGCCCGCGCTCATGCGGCTCGAAGGGGCGCTGGCCCACCTGCCCGATGTCGCGACCGTCTACGGCCCGGCGACGATCATGAACCAGCTCGCCATCACCTCGCAGGACATGCTCGCGCGGCTGAGCGGGACGCGGGACGGGCTGCGGGCGAAGGCCGAGAGCGAGGCGCAGGGGAAGGGCTCGTCCGCGAGTGCGGTCAAGGCCGCCGGGGACGCCGCGGTCGCGGAATTCGACCGGCGTTACGGGGCGCTGCTCGTGCGTGGCCTGCCGGCCGGGCTGCCGACCACGAACAACCCGGGCTTCGTGCGGAACGTGATCTACGACGGCTCCGGAAACCCGCGCCCCCGCTGGCATTTCGTCGTGCCGGGGCCGAACGCGGTCTCGGTGCTGGTGCGGCCGCGCGAGGGCCTGGACGAGCCGGGCACGCGGCGCCTGGTGGCCGCGGTCCGCGACACGGTCGGCCACGCCGGGCTGACGACCAGCCGGGTCACCGTCACCGGGGTCCCCGTGGTCACCTCGGCGGTGACCGACGAGGCCGTGGGCGAGATCCCGCTGATCGGCGCGCTGGCCGTCGTGGTGCTGCTCGGCCGGTTCCTGCTGACCGGCCGGAAAGAGCGGCTGCTGCGCCGGCTGTGGCCGCTGGCGGCCGCGTTGATCGGGGGTGTGCTGACCCTGGCGGCGTTCGGCTGGGCGGGCGTCGCGATGTCGTTCGGCGCCATCGTGCTGCTGCCGCTGCTGCTGGGCATCGGCAGCTCGTTCCCGCTGTACCTGGGCATGGTGGCCGACCGGCGCAAGGTGATCGTGATGTCGGCCGCGAGCGCGGCGGCCTTCCTTTCCCTGGCGATCTCGCCACTGCCCTTCGTCCGTGAGCTCGGATTCGCGCTGGGCCTGGGTGTCCTGCTCACTGTGGGCGCGACGTTGCTGCTCGGCCGCCGGTTCGCGCCGTCGCCGCCGGAGCCCGGCGACCGGGTCCGCACCATCGGCGGGGGCCGGCGATGGGTACTGGCCGGGTGCCTGGTGGCGGTCGCCGCGGTCGGCTGGGTGGTGCTGCCGCGCCTGGACGTCCGGGCGAGCCCGGAGGATGTCGCGCGCGGGCTCTCGGCGCTGGACGAAGCTCGTTATGCCGAACAGGTGCTCGGTTCCTCCGGTGAGGTCAGCGTGGTGCTGCGCGGCGGTGACGCCCAGAGCCCGGCGGCGCTGAAATGGCTCAGCCAGGCGCAGGACGTCGTGATCGCGCGCTTCGGCGACCGGCTCCGGCCGATCATCACGGCACCGGACCTGCTCGGCTTTCTCGGCGACGCGCCCACCTCGGGGGAGATCGCCGCCGGGCTGCAGCTGATGCCGCCGTACCTCACCTCGTCCGTGCTGTCACCGGACGGCACGCAGGCCTTGCTCACGTTCGGGCTGAAGCTGCAGGACCTCGGGAAGCAGACACAGCTGCTCGACGACGTGCGCGCGTCCTTGCCGCCCCCGCCGCCCGGCGCGCACGCGGACGTGGTGGGCCTGCCGGTGGCCGCCTCCCGGGCTTACGACCTGGTGCGCTGGGACCGGTATCCGGCCAATCTCGCGGGGGTCGCCGCGGCGGGGATCGTGCTCCTGTGCGGTTTGCGCCGGCGGGCCGACGCGGTGCGGGCCGTCCTCGCGGCGGTGCTCGCCACCGGCTGGACGATCGCCGGTCTGTGGGCCGCCGGCCAGTCGCTCAGCCCGCTGACGGTGGCACTGGGCTCGCTGGCCACGGTCACGGCCAGCGAGTTCACGATCCTGCTGCTCGACGACACCCGCCCGAGACGGGCGGTGCGGTGGGCCTGCGTGACGTCGGCGCTCGGGTACCTGGTGCTCGCGCTGTCGCGGATCGGTCTGCTGCGTGAGTTCGGGCTCACCTTGGCCGCGACCGTCGTGGTGTCCTACCTGGCCGCCCTCGCGTGTGTGTCGCTGGGCCGAAAGCCGGTGTCCGGCAAGCGGGCGGCGGCTCCTTCGAAAGCCGAACTGGTGGAGGTGTAG
- a CDS encoding RNA polymerase sigma factor encodes MSVSTQAISDADWLAEVYRRCHRDVYHYVRTWSVSPATAEDFVSETFLRAARHVMTLKQRQDSVVPWLFRVAKNVILDDRKSARSRRLVVLGEVPEGPVDHEPFEDQLTRKWIAAEVGKCVALLNQAQRRCLDLRFHDGRSVAETAKLMNRTEIAVRQLQHRALVRLGSLLPAALAPG; translated from the coding sequence ATGAGTGTGTCCACACAGGCGATCTCCGATGCCGACTGGCTCGCCGAGGTGTATCGCCGCTGTCATCGCGACGTGTACCACTACGTCCGCACCTGGTCGGTGAGCCCGGCCACCGCCGAGGACTTCGTGAGCGAGACCTTCCTCCGGGCGGCGCGGCACGTGATGACGTTGAAGCAGCGGCAGGACAGCGTGGTGCCGTGGCTGTTCCGGGTGGCGAAGAACGTCATCCTCGACGACCGGAAGTCGGCCCGGTCCCGGCGCCTGGTGGTGCTGGGCGAAGTGCCCGAAGGGCCGGTGGACCACGAGCCGTTCGAGGACCAGCTGACCAGGAAGTGGATCGCCGCCGAGGTCGGCAAGTGCGTCGCGCTGCTCAACCAGGCCCAGCGCCGGTGCCTCGACCTGCGATTCCACGATGGCCGTTCGGTGGCCGAGACCGCGAAGCTGATGAACCGCACCGAGATCGCCGTCCGGCAGCTGCAGCACCGGGCGCTGGTGCGGCTCGGGTCGTTGCTGCCCGCCGCACTCGCACCCGGGTGA
- a CDS encoding MlaD family protein yields the protein MRIFNGTVRKLVVLGAFFVLSLVYLGYLFDRAGVTGPFQAADYTMSFETGDVDNLIPVGDVDIAGVRVGRVEDVSNGNGKATVVVGLDPSAGPLHEGVTVRVGAKSLAGESYVDVQDGTGAELPSGTRLAASAVKPAVQLRDVVNSLDPKTRDALGSVLRTAGAATAGTKDDVSSALSGLGALGRQGYTAIDAVAAQSKDLTALAQQTTVVLDALNTGEGQIGDLVREAQKLTTATSGQKQNLTDTVRKLPPLLASTQTATGRLRDLSSALSPVAADLNQAAPALSTALQQLPATTQDLRGLLPDLTATLHEAPSTLDRVPTLAGDASALVPQLRTTMTHLNPMLGYLAPYGPELGAFFSNFGAMLNYVDEAGIHFFRLEPDLGNESIVKGVPVPLPAILTNRNPYPAPGQSLAPDGRSFTRLEPAGG from the coding sequence ATGAGGATCTTCAACGGAACGGTGCGAAAACTCGTTGTGCTGGGGGCGTTTTTCGTGCTGTCCCTGGTCTACCTCGGCTACCTGTTCGACCGGGCGGGCGTCACGGGCCCGTTCCAGGCGGCGGACTACACGATGTCCTTCGAAACCGGCGACGTCGACAACCTGATCCCGGTCGGCGACGTCGACATCGCCGGTGTCCGGGTGGGACGCGTCGAGGACGTGTCGAACGGGAACGGGAAAGCGACGGTCGTCGTCGGCCTCGACCCGTCGGCGGGGCCGTTGCACGAGGGCGTGACGGTGCGGGTCGGCGCGAAGTCCCTGGCCGGTGAGTCCTATGTGGACGTGCAGGACGGCACGGGCGCGGAACTGCCGTCGGGAACGCGGCTGGCGGCTTCGGCGGTCAAGCCCGCGGTGCAGTTGCGCGACGTGGTGAACTCGCTCGACCCCAAGACCCGGGACGCGCTGGGCAGCGTGCTGCGCACCGCGGGCGCGGCGACCGCGGGCACCAAGGACGACGTGTCGAGCGCGTTGTCCGGCCTGGGGGCGCTCGGCCGCCAGGGCTACACCGCGATCGACGCCGTCGCGGCCCAGTCCAAGGACCTCACCGCGCTCGCCCAGCAGACCACGGTGGTGCTCGACGCGTTGAACACCGGTGAGGGGCAGATCGGGGACCTCGTGCGAGAAGCGCAGAAGCTGACGACGGCCACCAGCGGGCAGAAGCAGAACCTGACCGACACCGTGCGGAAGCTCCCGCCGCTGCTGGCGAGCACGCAGACCGCCACCGGCCGCCTGCGCGACTTGTCGTCCGCACTGAGCCCGGTCGCGGCGGACCTCAACCAGGCGGCGCCCGCGCTGTCGACCGCGTTGCAGCAACTGCCCGCGACCACGCAGGACCTGCGCGGCCTCCTCCCGGACCTCACGGCCACGCTGCACGAGGCACCGTCCACACTGGACCGGGTGCCGACGCTCGCCGGCGACGCTTCGGCGTTGGTTCCCCAGCTGCGGACGACCATGACCCACCTGAACCCGATGCTGGGCTACCTCGCCCCGTACGGGCCGGAGCTGGGCGCGTTCTTCTCCAACTTCGGGGCGATGCTCAACTATGTGGACGAGGCGGGCATCCACTTCTTCCGCCTCGAACCGGACCTGGGCAACGAGAGCATCGTCAAGGGCGTGCCCGTGCCGCTGCCGGCGATCCTGACCAACCGCAACCCGTATCCGGCGCCAGGGCAGAGCCTGGCCCCCGACGGGCGCTCGTTCACCCGGCTCGAACCCGCTGGAGGCTGA
- a CDS encoding MlaD family protein, translating into MKKKFSLRRTWERVRTVPGLGRNVLTVIVLITLGVVSASVILGNQRFILPWSDRYVFSADFAQAPAINPGQQPKVRIAGVEVGQITGSAVTGDGTARLTMSLEPGNTIYRNAHLVLRPTNPLNEMYVEVDPGGPPQPALPPDGVIPVGQTERPVQPDEVLDHLDDRSRAALTNLLSASDVALANAPATLPGGLSAADGTMVAVKPVLDALAARRDNIAKLVTGLTQISGAVGHNDARLAELLDSTQSTLSVLARHNDDVRATLAELPGTTGELRRAMDGVSGLTDRLNPVLDHLDQASAQLPDTLRKLGGTVDNLGATVAAAKPVVSAAGPVVRDVSPLVDDAHRSLADLEPVTRDLIPDSALLVSYLGDLQAFIYNTNGAFSLSDANGGFIRGHVAVPLPDAGVLPGTHGGNTGGSHP; encoded by the coding sequence GTGAAGAAGAAATTCTCGCTCCGCCGGACGTGGGAACGGGTCCGCACCGTGCCCGGGCTCGGGCGCAACGTGCTCACCGTGATCGTCCTGATCACGCTCGGCGTGGTCAGCGCGTCCGTCATCCTCGGCAACCAGCGGTTCATCCTGCCCTGGTCCGACCGGTACGTGTTCTCGGCGGACTTCGCCCAGGCGCCGGCGATCAATCCGGGCCAGCAGCCGAAGGTCCGCATCGCCGGGGTCGAGGTCGGGCAGATCACCGGCAGCGCGGTGACCGGCGACGGGACCGCCCGCCTGACGATGTCGCTCGAACCCGGGAACACCATCTACCGCAACGCGCACCTGGTCCTGCGGCCCACCAACCCGCTGAACGAGATGTACGTGGAGGTCGACCCCGGCGGGCCGCCGCAGCCCGCGCTGCCGCCGGACGGGGTGATCCCGGTCGGCCAGACCGAGCGGCCGGTCCAGCCCGACGAGGTGCTCGACCACCTCGACGACCGCAGCCGGGCCGCGCTGACGAACCTGCTGTCGGCCTCCGACGTCGCGCTCGCGAACGCCCCCGCCACCTTGCCGGGTGGGCTCAGCGCCGCCGACGGCACGATGGTGGCCGTCAAACCGGTGCTGGACGCGCTGGCGGCGCGGCGGGACAACATCGCCAAACTCGTGACTGGGCTGACCCAGATCAGTGGTGCGGTCGGGCACAACGACGCGCGGCTGGCGGAGTTGCTGGACTCCACCCAGTCCACGCTTTCCGTGCTCGCCCGCCACAACGACGATGTGCGGGCGACGCTGGCGGAGCTGCCCGGCACCACGGGCGAGCTGCGCCGCGCGATGGACGGCGTGAGCGGCCTGACCGACCGGCTCAACCCCGTGCTCGACCACCTCGACCAGGCGTCCGCCCAGCTCCCGGACACCCTGCGCAAGCTGGGCGGCACCGTGGACAACCTCGGCGCGACCGTGGCCGCGGCCAAGCCGGTCGTCTCCGCGGCCGGCCCCGTGGTCCGCGACGTCAGCCCCCTGGTCGATGACGCGCACCGCTCGCTCGCGGACCTCGAACCGGTCACGCGGGACCTGATCCCCGACTCGGCCCTGCTGGTCTCCTACCTGGGCGACCTGCAGGCCTTCATCTACAACACCAACGGCGCGTTCAGTCTTTCGGATGCCAACGGCGGCTTCATCCGCGGCCACGTCGCGGTCCCGCTGCCCGACGCCGGCGTGCTCCCGGGCACACACGGCGGCAACACCGGTGGGAGCCACCCATGA